In one window of Osmia lignaria lignaria isolate PbOS001 chromosome 11, iyOsmLign1, whole genome shotgun sequence DNA:
- the LOC117603742 gene encoding uncharacterized protein LOC117603742 isoform X2 — translation MGQIVGRLPNTWDRLLQEKDRVLYWSGEVLALVADNVNQEMSLFIDYGEESIDEKVESWMNKNRSRVDRTISKYPNMAAQYKTRVQIELAKIREGFRIRMRNDYRQAYTDIKNFTRKVDKLGKRQRKIHGKILELETICDGDVKRFQKKLGPLRVKTFENLRTGEKMMFEDKRLKTK, via the exons ATGGGACAAATCGTCGGACGTTTACCAAACACATGGGACCGTTTATTACAGGAAAAAGATCGTGTATTATACTGGAGCGGCGAGGTTTTAGCACTGGTAGCCGATAACGTTAACCAGGAAATGTCGTTATTTATCGATTACGGGGAGGAAAGTATCGACGAAAAAGTCGAATCGTGGATGAACAAGAATCGATCGAGGGTCGATCGAACCATCAGCAAATATCCAAATATGGCGGCACAATACAAAACAAGAGTACAAATTGAACTTGCAAAG ATAAGGGAAGGATTTAGAATTCGAATGAGAAACGATTATCGACAGGCCTACacggatattaaaaatttcacaagAAAGGTGGATAAATTAGGAAAACGACAACGGAAGATACATGGTAAAATTCTCGAGTTAGAAACCATCTGTGATGGAGACGTGAAACGATTTCAAAAGAAATTAGGCCCTTTACGGGTAAAAACGTTTGAAAACCTCAGGACAGGTGAAAAAATGATGTTCGAAGACAAAAGACTGAAAACGAA gtGA
- the LOC117603740 gene encoding uncharacterized protein LOC117603740 isoform X1 codes for MKKYRLLLLIFVLYKCGVFCVKSNKVQLFTSVKFKHPDAYNYDKVRFERGIRKFDFGLVEKNRVTRGILGSKNHLRSGDAHQIAHYFLTGGPLKGHAHFTREINCDSNNTESNVVGMSNPESKNDTDSSINDTDSSINEQNSNGNVSDPITGAQLPQLPPLPPHKPIVQPPNLYKPPKLHPSLNTLIPNPHTPIQHTFLGSILHPRLHPHISALHTIPSALMKAASMPVHGLLQAQSHLHDILQPHGLVGSPNLLGSPNKTSKRAKAKMHSMNNFIYLMGQPPIVGASLNNFDHKAAESNERSSPFPTHPQPTGYIVRYVPHNKTSESLTPISTPQTSDDSPNSEENVTISADNNNQDADKDE; via the exons ATGAAGAAATATCGactattacttttaatttttgttctataTAAGTGTGGTGTTTTTTGTGTTAAATCTAACAAAGTACAATTATTTACTTCCGTTAAATTCAAGCACCCTGATGCGTATAATTATGATAAAG TACGTTTCGAAAGAGGAATAAGAAAATTTGACTTCGGTTTGGTTGAAAAAAATCGGGTTACACGTGGTATATTAGGATCTAAAAACCATCTAAGATCAG GTGATGCCCATCAAATTGCACATTATTTCCTCACTGGAGGACCCTTGAAAGGTCATGCTCACTTTACAAGAGAAATAAACTGTGATTCAAATAATACTGAAAGCAATGTAGTTGGAATGAGCAATCCAGAAAGTAAAAATGATACAGATTCGTCTATAAATGATACAGATTCGTCtataaatgaacaaaattcaaATGGAAATGTGTCTGATCCCATTACTGGAGCTCAATTACCTCAATTACCTCCATTACCACCACATAAACCTATAGTTCAACCACCAAATTTGTATAAACCTCCTAAATTACATCCAAGTTTAAACACATTAATTCCTAATCCACATACACCTATCCAGCATACTTTCTTAGGTTCTATTCTCCACCCTCGTTTACACCCACATATTAGCGCGCTACATACTATTCCTAGTGCTTTAATGAAAGCAGCTAGTATGCCAGTACATGGTTTATTACAGGCACAATCACATCTACATGATATTTTACAACCCCATGGACTAGTTGGAAGTCCTAATCTTCTTGGAAGTCCCAATAAA ACATCAAAACGTGCGAAAGCTAAAATGCATTCTatgaataatttcatatatttaatGGGGCAACCACCTATTGTAGGAGCATCCCTAAACAACTTTGATCATAAA GCTGCAGAATCAAATGAAAGATCCTCTCCATTCCCCACACATCCTCAACCTACTGGATATATTGTACGTTATGTACCCCACAACAAGACATCCGAATCACTAACTCCTATTAGTACACCACAAACTTCTGATGATAGCCCAAATTCAGAAGAAAATGTAACAATTTCGGCTGATAACAACAATCAAGATGCAGATAAAGATGAATGA
- the LOC117603740 gene encoding uncharacterized protein LOC117603740 isoform X2 — protein sequence MKKYRLLLLIFVLYKCGVFCVKSNKVQLFTSVKFKHPDAYNYDKVRFERGIRKFDFGLVEKNRVTRGILGSKNHLRSGDAHQIAHYFLTGGPLKGHAHFTREINCDSNNTESNVVGMSNPESKNDTDSSINDTDSSINEQNSNGNVSDPITGAQLPQLPPLPPHKPIVQPPNLYKPPKLHPSLNTLIPNPHTPIQHTFLGSILHPRLHPHISALHTIPSALMKAASMPVHGLLQAQSHLHDILQPHGLVGSPNLLGSPNKAAESNERSSPFPTHPQPTGYIVRYVPHNKTSESLTPISTPQTSDDSPNSEENVTISADNNNQDADKDE from the exons ATGAAGAAATATCGactattacttttaatttttgttctataTAAGTGTGGTGTTTTTTGTGTTAAATCTAACAAAGTACAATTATTTACTTCCGTTAAATTCAAGCACCCTGATGCGTATAATTATGATAAAG TACGTTTCGAAAGAGGAATAAGAAAATTTGACTTCGGTTTGGTTGAAAAAAATCGGGTTACACGTGGTATATTAGGATCTAAAAACCATCTAAGATCAG GTGATGCCCATCAAATTGCACATTATTTCCTCACTGGAGGACCCTTGAAAGGTCATGCTCACTTTACAAGAGAAATAAACTGTGATTCAAATAATACTGAAAGCAATGTAGTTGGAATGAGCAATCCAGAAAGTAAAAATGATACAGATTCGTCTATAAATGATACAGATTCGTCtataaatgaacaaaattcaaATGGAAATGTGTCTGATCCCATTACTGGAGCTCAATTACCTCAATTACCTCCATTACCACCACATAAACCTATAGTTCAACCACCAAATTTGTATAAACCTCCTAAATTACATCCAAGTTTAAACACATTAATTCCTAATCCACATACACCTATCCAGCATACTTTCTTAGGTTCTATTCTCCACCCTCGTTTACACCCACATATTAGCGCGCTACATACTATTCCTAGTGCTTTAATGAAAGCAGCTAGTATGCCAGTACATGGTTTATTACAGGCACAATCACATCTACATGATATTTTACAACCCCATGGACTAGTTGGAAGTCCTAATCTTCTTGGAAGTCCCAATAAA GCTGCAGAATCAAATGAAAGATCCTCTCCATTCCCCACACATCCTCAACCTACTGGATATATTGTACGTTATGTACCCCACAACAAGACATCCGAATCACTAACTCCTATTAGTACACCACAAACTTCTGATGATAGCCCAAATTCAGAAGAAAATGTAACAATTTCGGCTGATAACAACAATCAAGATGCAGATAAAGATGAATGA
- the Srp19 gene encoding signal recognition particle 19: MKKFNLIIFIDSDVINGIAILSITRNMALAWNLSKKHSDRERWICIYPVYINSKRTLAAGRKLAKDKCVENPTHQEIRDVLVAAGFNVGVENKLHPRERSKELLYRGRIRVQLKNDDGTPVKPELPTRDALLVYVGTTIPKLKTRQGKQITGEQSAQSSSSSSKKGKGKGRR, encoded by the exons atgaaaaagtttaatttaataatttt TATCGATAGTGATGTTATAAATGGAATTGCGATACTATCGATTACTCGAAACATGGCGCTCGCGTGGAATTTATCAAAGAAACATAGCGATCGTGAAAG ATGGATTTGTATTTATCCGGTGTACATAAACAGTAAAAGAACTTTGGCAGCAGGTCGCAAACTAGCGAAAGATAAATGTGTCGAAAATCCTACACATCAAGAAATTCGTGATGTTTTGGTGGCAGCTGGTTTCAACGTCGGAGTAGAAAATAAGCTACATCCAAGAGAACGGAGTAAAGAATTGCTATATCGTGGTCGGATTCgtgttcaattaaaaaatgatgatgGTACTCCAGTGAAACCTGAACTTCCTACAAGGGATGCTCTTCTGGTATACGTAGGTACCACAATTCCAAAATTAAAGACACGACAAGGAAAACAGATCACTGGTGAACAATCTGCACAGTCCTCCAGTTCATCATctaaaaagggaaaaggaaaggGAAGGAGATGA
- the LOC117603742 gene encoding uncharacterized protein LOC117603742 isoform X1 — MGQIVGRLPNTWDRLLQEKDRVLYWSGEVLALVADNVNQEMSLFIDYGEESIDEKVESWMNKNRSRVDRTISKYPNMAAQYKTRVQIELAKIREGFRIRMRNDYRQAYTDIKNFTRKVDKLGKRQRKIHGKILELETICDGDVKRFQKKLGPLRVKTFENLRTGEKMMFEDKRLKTKFAKRVNEIDLKNLQECSKYVDKIINNIEDTMRN; from the exons ATGGGACAAATCGTCGGACGTTTACCAAACACATGGGACCGTTTATTACAGGAAAAAGATCGTGTATTATACTGGAGCGGCGAGGTTTTAGCACTGGTAGCCGATAACGTTAACCAGGAAATGTCGTTATTTATCGATTACGGGGAGGAAAGTATCGACGAAAAAGTCGAATCGTGGATGAACAAGAATCGATCGAGGGTCGATCGAACCATCAGCAAATATCCAAATATGGCGGCACAATACAAAACAAGAGTACAAATTGAACTTGCAAAG ATAAGGGAAGGATTTAGAATTCGAATGAGAAACGATTATCGACAGGCCTACacggatattaaaaatttcacaagAAAGGTGGATAAATTAGGAAAACGACAACGGAAGATACATGGTAAAATTCTCGAGTTAGAAACCATCTGTGATGGAGACGTGAAACGATTTCAAAAGAAATTAGGCCCTTTACGGGTAAAAACGTTTGAAAACCTCAGGACAGGTGAAAAAATGATGTTCGAAGACAAAAGACTGAAAACGAAGTTCGCTAAGAGA gtGAATGAAATTGATCTTAAGAATCTGCAGGAATGTTCCAAATACGTTGACAAAATAATTAACAACATTGAAGACACTATGCGTAATTAA